In one Pseudomonadota bacterium genomic region, the following are encoded:
- a CDS encoding TonB-dependent receptor, with translation MKTILNTSCAFMVYSIFGTLLLLLLPVQQASGADFTIKVLEKGSGVPIEGASVVLDESEIYETSNENGDVTFTGADWPKKVKVLAAGYEVLIQELPAERDFTEVYLVPIIVEGEGLEVVAERIIEKASKLSLEKEELLLAPGSGGDPLKTIFSLPGVVMAQDGTGGVYMRGSGAADNIIWVDRVPIGYLYHWSGEQSTIHPAIIEDMNIFLGGYPVEYGDSLGGVIDVRLRTPENDRMHYNLDISTLASSILLEGPVGSADGNGSFFLAGRRSYIDLLFSPTEFNDLFEDTDDENPDQITKVPEFYDYQGIYNHKLTEGNLEFYIFGAGDTMAMELNDSAKSDPHLQGELSSTISYLTIGLNWKQKWSANLDQTIALAYAGIEEDVELGRDDSGAPFFIKDEINHYMLQPEWCWKLNNDHRIFTGLSLNYYDIPVDIYISRAPTEDDIDFDFTSLEKRHFNETLYGTGVAPYVKQRLQWTDRMATILGLRYSDVRVSGGFRSQDFSPRGTVEYALTQDTLLTATLGRYVQMPEGGVILENFGNPGMDITKAEHRILGIEHQLTPLYSIKTEVYHKEMTDLVIPLDQNDPPDNFANEGEGEAWGLDVFFKRKQQDRKMGWMSFSYSKSERTNNITGITRDFSGDRPFSLTLVWGQPFPGIGYKWLWSFRFTTHSGTPYTSVTGRHREDPADPTSRWIPEYGEHNGERTSTYYKLDLRFDREFMFNEWKMKFYIDLQNATFQENIIGYDYGPEYEDVNNPTPITDMLFFPFFGVESKF, from the coding sequence ATGAAAACGATTCTTAACACTTCTTGTGCCTTCATGGTTTACAGCATTTTTGGCACCCTGCTGTTGTTGTTACTCCCGGTCCAGCAGGCCTCCGGCGCCGATTTCACCATCAAGGTTCTGGAGAAAGGCAGTGGGGTGCCCATAGAAGGGGCAAGTGTTGTGCTGGATGAAAGTGAAATCTATGAAACCAGCAATGAAAATGGTGATGTAACATTTACAGGTGCTGACTGGCCGAAGAAGGTCAAGGTGCTGGCTGCCGGCTACGAAGTCCTGATTCAGGAGTTACCTGCAGAGCGCGATTTTACTGAGGTTTATCTTGTGCCGATCATAGTTGAAGGTGAAGGCCTTGAGGTTGTGGCTGAGCGCATTATTGAGAAGGCGTCCAAACTCAGTCTGGAAAAAGAAGAATTACTCCTGGCCCCGGGGAGCGGCGGCGACCCGTTGAAGACAATATTCTCTTTACCCGGTGTGGTTATGGCTCAGGATGGTACCGGTGGGGTGTATATGCGGGGCAGCGGCGCTGCTGACAATATCATCTGGGTTGACCGGGTCCCGATCGGCTATCTCTATCACTGGAGTGGGGAGCAATCAACCATTCATCCGGCGATTATTGAGGACATGAATATTTTTCTTGGCGGTTATCCCGTTGAGTACGGGGATTCACTGGGCGGGGTCATTGACGTCAGACTGCGGACCCCGGAGAATGATCGTATGCATTACAATCTGGATATCTCGACCCTGGCCTCATCAATACTCCTTGAAGGCCCGGTCGGCAGTGCCGATGGCAACGGCAGTTTCTTCCTTGCCGGCCGCCGCAGTTATATTGATCTGCTCTTTTCTCCCACCGAGTTCAATGACCTGTTTGAGGATACGGATGATGAGAATCCGGATCAGATAACCAAGGTGCCTGAATTTTATGATTACCAGGGGATTTATAATCATAAGCTGACGGAAGGCAACCTGGAATTCTACATCTTCGGGGCAGGCGACACCATGGCCATGGAACTCAATGATTCCGCCAAATCAGATCCGCATCTTCAGGGTGAATTATCTTCAACCATTTCTTATCTGACCATAGGACTGAACTGGAAACAGAAATGGTCGGCCAACCTTGATCAGACGATAGCCCTGGCATACGCCGGAATCGAAGAAGATGTGGAGTTGGGCCGTGACGATAGCGGTGCGCCATTTTTCATCAAAGACGAGATCAACCATTACATGCTGCAGCCTGAATGGTGCTGGAAGTTGAATAACGACCACAGGATTTTTACAGGACTATCCTTGAATTACTATGATATCCCGGTGGATATTTACATTTCCCGGGCACCCACCGAGGATGACATTGATTTTGACTTTACTTCCCTTGAAAAGCGCCATTTTAATGAAACCCTCTATGGCACAGGGGTAGCTCCATATGTTAAACAACGCCTGCAGTGGACCGACAGGATGGCAACTATTCTGGGCCTGCGTTATTCAGATGTCAGAGTCTCAGGAGGTTTTCGTTCCCAGGATTTTTCTCCCCGCGGAACTGTCGAGTATGCCCTCACTCAGGATACCTTGCTCACCGCAACCCTGGGGCGATATGTCCAGATGCCCGAGGGCGGCGTTATCCTGGAGAATTTCGGCAATCCCGGCATGGACATTACCAAGGCTGAGCATCGGATTCTGGGAATAGAGCATCAGCTCACCCCCCTTTACAGCATTAAGACAGAGGTCTACCACAAGGAGATGACCGACCTGGTAATTCCTCTGGATCAGAATGATCCGCCGGATAATTTTGCCAATGAGGGAGAAGGAGAGGCTTGGGGGCTTGATGTATTTTTTAAAAGAAAACAGCAGGACCGCAAGATGGGCTGGATGAGTTTTTCATACAGCAAGTCGGAGCGAACCAATAATATCACCGGTATAACCCGGGATTTCTCTGGTGACCGGCCGTTTTCACTCACCCTTGTCTGGGGGCAGCCGTTCCCGGGCATAGGATACAAATGGCTGTGGAGTTTTCGTTTCACCACTCATTCCGGCACCCCGTATACCAGTGTCACCGGCCGTCACCGGGAGGACCCGGCTGATCCAACCAGCCGCTGGATACCGGAATATGGAGAGCATAACGGTGAACGCACATCGACTTATTATAAACTTGATCTGCGTTTTGACCGGGAATTCATGTTTAATGAATGGAAGATGAAATTCTATATCGACCTGCAGAACGCCACTTTCCAGGAAAATATTATCGGCTATGATTATGGTCCCGAGTATGAGGATGTTAATAATCCGACGCCGATTACCGATATGTTGTTCTTCCCGTTTTTCGGGGTTGAGAGCAAATTTTAA
- a CDS encoding biopolymer transporter ExbD encodes MAPLIDIVFLLLIFFMVTTVFPEQSGLQIEKPESEHSAQLTNNHFVVTVDQRGEVFFKEKRITMEDLKRLLKETLQFHPDNMVLIKADRRSTTEALIRVMDAGKSCGAKKIGIATDDKATER; translated from the coding sequence ATGGCACCATTGATCGATATCGTATTTCTGCTGCTGATTTTTTTCATGGTTACCACCGTATTTCCGGAACAGTCCGGCCTGCAGATTGAAAAACCTGAATCAGAACATTCCGCTCAACTCACAAACAATCATTTTGTGGTCACTGTGGATCAAAGGGGGGAAGTTTTTTTCAAGGAAAAGCGGATTACTATGGAGGATTTGAAAAGATTGTTAAAGGAAACCCTGCAATTCCATCCGGATAATATGGTGCTGATTAAGGCGGATCGCAGGTCCACCACTGAAGCATTGATCCGGGTGATGGATGCCGGGAAGAGCTGCGGCGCAAAAAAAATAGGGATCGCCACCGATGACAAGGCAACTGAACGCTGA
- a CDS encoding tetratricopeptide repeat protein, with protein sequence MNAIPDIDLNALNPHEFALFCGAGISWNSGLPLANDLVYEILGLLNLTSKDIELFKNAGYPFEAFMEILSKNSDLSSILDVFRLGVPNTNHRLIAKLAKLGYVKVVFTTNFDLLIERAFQEEGLREHVHYERFCEESDFQQKATSNIRLYKIHGSVDKSETIRTVIQQVARHTLSEKRGKALSYLFSSGEHKRVMVLGYSCSDFFDIIPEIIRIKTNLKDVLFIQQDANKMARNQWTTTEHISPFVVFPGTGLLCNTDRFVEYIWRCVYKSDSRIGEYVFSSSAENWKDHVFAWTRTISSSKEFVAGHLFSQVSLFDASQSFWENAIKVAMEQNDLETQAKCLLNIGNDRNKSSDILEAISNHKEAVELFKKLNDEQHTAMSYESLGNDYARLGKYKDSTNYFLESYRTALRLGNREMQSNCLVNVANSYIHVGEYEKCKTCLDDACAIAKDLGLLSLESDCYANFGNVSMRLREYERAVRYFEESLRIDKILGNHLGQAECQGNIGVAFEELGNDAKAIEHFEVSLYINLEIGNKSVAGTAHLHLGVIWARKQNLQLALAHFLRAEQCYTAIHHTSNLRYVYEFISEVYRRMGDLLRYKIYAEKLMDLDT encoded by the coding sequence ATGAACGCTATACCAGACATAGATCTCAATGCTTTGAACCCTCATGAATTTGCGTTGTTTTGCGGTGCCGGGATTTCTTGGAATTCAGGGCTACCTCTTGCCAATGATCTTGTATACGAGATACTCGGTCTCCTGAACCTGACCAGCAAAGACATTGAGCTTTTCAAGAATGCCGGATATCCTTTTGAAGCCTTCATGGAAATTTTATCAAAGAATTCCGATTTATCTTCTATTCTCGATGTATTTCGACTAGGCGTTCCTAATACAAACCACAGGTTAATCGCAAAACTCGCTAAACTAGGATATGTAAAAGTCGTATTCACGACAAATTTCGATTTATTGATCGAAAGAGCCTTTCAGGAGGAAGGTTTGCGCGAACATGTACATTACGAGCGCTTCTGCGAGGAATCGGATTTTCAGCAGAAAGCTACGTCGAATATCCGCCTCTATAAGATTCATGGGAGCGTAGATAAAAGCGAGACGATCAGAACTGTGATCCAGCAAGTTGCACGTCATACGTTGTCCGAAAAGAGAGGGAAAGCCCTTTCGTATCTATTCTCGTCCGGAGAACATAAAAGGGTGATGGTCCTTGGGTATAGCTGTAGCGACTTCTTTGACATCATACCAGAGATTATTCGCATTAAGACTAATCTTAAGGACGTCCTTTTTATTCAACAGGATGCCAACAAGATGGCGCGAAATCAGTGGACGACGACAGAACATATAAGTCCCTTTGTTGTTTTTCCAGGCACGGGACTTCTCTGCAATACGGATCGATTTGTCGAGTACATATGGCGTTGCGTGTATAAATCCGACTCGAGAATCGGCGAGTACGTGTTTTCAAGTTCTGCGGAGAATTGGAAGGATCATGTCTTTGCCTGGACGCGAACGATATCTTCGTCGAAAGAGTTCGTTGCAGGGCATCTTTTCAGTCAAGTAAGTCTTTTCGATGCCTCGCAATCTTTTTGGGAGAATGCGATAAAGGTTGCTATGGAGCAGAATGATCTTGAGACTCAAGCAAAATGTCTTCTCAACATCGGTAATGACCGCAATAAAAGTAGTGATATACTAGAAGCCATAAGTAACCACAAGGAAGCAGTAGAGCTCTTTAAGAAATTAAATGACGAACAGCATACGGCTATGAGTTACGAGTCGCTTGGCAACGATTACGCGCGATTAGGAAAATACAAAGACTCCACAAACTACTTCCTCGAATCTTATCGAACGGCCTTAAGATTGGGCAATCGAGAGATGCAATCCAATTGCCTTGTGAATGTAGCGAATTCATATATCCATGTCGGAGAATACGAAAAATGTAAGACGTGCCTAGACGACGCTTGCGCAATTGCTAAAGATCTTGGCCTGCTATCTTTGGAGTCCGACTGCTACGCGAATTTCGGAAACGTCAGCATGCGTCTGCGTGAATATGAGAGAGCCGTCCGATACTTCGAGGAATCGTTGCGAATTGATAAAATCCTCGGAAATCACTTGGGCCAAGCGGAGTGTCAAGGAAACATTGGCGTTGCTTTTGAGGAGCTTGGTAATGACGCCAAGGCCATAGAACATTTTGAGGTTTCTTTGTATATAAACCTTGAAATTGGCAACAAATCGGTTGCCGGGACCGCTCACTTGCATCTTGGCGTGATTTGGGCAAGAAAGCAGAATCTACAATTGGCGCTTGCTCACTTTCTTAGAGCCGAGCAGTGCTATACAGCCATACACCATACCTCGAATCTGCGCTACGTATATGAATTTATAAGCGAAGTATACCGTCGGATGGGAGATTTGCTACGATACAAGATATACGCTGAGAAGCTGATGGATCTAGATACTTAA
- a CDS encoding TRAP transporter TatT component family protein: MSKPIRRTVFALILLVLFSGCTTVVVNYVIDPTFENLQQQTDLNLVCEGAPSFLLIIDSLIVSNPQSLKMLMAGTQAYASYTAVLAECNRDERMGQLSLKAKKYGLTLLGLFPKFRENVEKPVTEFENAISGFNKNDVDALFWGGYGWATNIMHQDGSPAALADLLKIEQIMLKVVELEDTYYNGAAHLFLGVYYGSRPSMYGGQPEKSRQHFEKALAISNHQFLAVQVAFAENYARMTFDRDLYGKLLQEVVDFPLESRPELSLTNQVAKRKARRLLDQIDDFF, from the coding sequence ATGTCCAAACCAATAAGACGAACAGTCTTTGCCCTTATATTGCTTGTATTGTTCAGTGGTTGTACCACCGTGGTGGTGAACTATGTTATTGATCCTACCTTTGAGAATCTCCAGCAGCAGACAGATCTGAATCTTGTCTGTGAAGGGGCGCCTTCTTTTCTTCTGATTATTGACAGCCTTATCGTTTCCAACCCTCAAAGCCTGAAGATGCTCATGGCCGGCACCCAGGCTTATGCATCTTATACGGCGGTTCTTGCCGAATGCAACCGGGATGAGCGGATGGGCCAGTTGAGCCTCAAGGCCAAAAAATACGGTCTTACCCTTCTTGGCCTTTTTCCGAAATTCAGGGAAAATGTGGAAAAACCGGTGACTGAGTTCGAGAATGCCATTTCCGGCTTTAACAAGAATGATGTGGACGCCCTTTTCTGGGGCGGTTACGGTTGGGCCACCAACATTATGCATCAGGATGGCTCGCCTGCGGCCCTGGCGGATCTTTTAAAAATAGAGCAGATCATGCTTAAGGTCGTTGAGTTGGAGGATACGTATTACAACGGTGCCGCGCATCTTTTCCTCGGGGTTTATTATGGATCCCGGCCCTCTATGTATGGAGGCCAACCGGAAAAAAGCCGGCAGCACTTCGAAAAGGCCCTGGCCATCAGCAACCACCAGTTTCTGGCGGTCCAGGTGGCTTTTGCGGAAAACTACGCACGCATGACCTTTGACCGCGACCTGTATGGAAAACTCTTGCAGGAAGTAGTCGATTTTCCCCTTGAAAGCCGACCTGAATTATCCCTGACCAACCAGGTTGCCAAGAGAAAGGCCCGCCGGCTTCTCGATCAAATAGACGATTTTTTTTAA
- a CDS encoding AbrB/MazE/SpoVT family DNA-binding domain-containing protein, translating into MQTVTVSPKFQVVIPRDVRESLQLRPGQKIHVVEFDGRIELILDRDISELRGFLKGINTDFKREKDRV; encoded by the coding sequence ATGCAAACAGTCACAGTCTCGCCTAAATTTCAAGTAGTTATTCCTCGCGACGTAAGAGAATCCTTACAGCTTCGTCCAGGTCAGAAAATACATGTTGTAGAATTTGATGGAAGAATCGAACTCATTCTTGATCGTGATATTTCAGAACTCCGAGGATTCCTTAAAGGCATAAACACTGACTTCAAGAGGGAGAAAGATAGAGTATGA
- a CDS encoding type II toxin-antitoxin system VapC family toxin, whose translation MNIIDSSGWLSYFADEPSAKNFHDPIQDTASLIVPVITIYEVFKVALRESSENDALQAIAAMQKGTVIDLTTTLAINASKLSLLHKLPMADSIILATGRQYNATIWTQDTDFIDIPDVNYFPKT comes from the coding sequence ATGAATATTATCGATTCCTCAGGTTGGTTATCATATTTCGCAGATGAGCCTTCAGCAAAAAACTTCCACGATCCTATTCAGGATACAGCCTCGCTTATTGTGCCGGTTATTACCATATATGAAGTCTTTAAGGTAGCCTTGCGCGAATCAAGTGAAAATGATGCATTACAAGCTATCGCGGCAATGCAAAAAGGAACCGTCATTGATCTTACAACAACATTAGCTATTAATGCGTCAAAACTAAGTTTGCTGCATAAACTGCCTATGGCTGACAGCATTATTCTTGCAACTGGCAGGCAATATAATGCAACCATCTGGACGCAGGATACAGACTTCATTGATATCCCTGATGTGAATTACTTCCCCAAAACATAA
- a CDS encoding TonB family protein — protein sequence MTRQLNAEVFDSCIAVLVGVSLTYSLFAMIPLLSSGAWHDRLKNSLLIVELVELKPPVPPVRKQVEKIQPVVKKIPIPQKKIVVKPQEKLAQPVEEKIVEPVETRKEVQVQEQETVETAGVFESTEPEPEGIPVQEPLPVPVPFFKLTATPRFLHRETPVFPESMKLLGRSASVKVEALIDDTGMVRKVTILKSAGEIFDQAAIEAFLKSTFIPGKVDGNNVAVLYRTHVNFRLK from the coding sequence ATGACAAGGCAACTGAACGCTGAGGTCTTTGATTCGTGTATTGCGGTGCTTGTCGGGGTATCTCTTACTTATTCTCTGTTTGCGATGATCCCGCTACTCTCATCAGGTGCGTGGCATGATCGACTTAAGAATTCTCTACTGATCGTCGAACTGGTGGAACTGAAACCTCCCGTCCCGCCGGTGAGAAAGCAGGTTGAAAAAATACAACCGGTTGTAAAAAAAATCCCCATACCGCAAAAAAAGATCGTTGTAAAACCGCAAGAAAAATTGGCGCAACCTGTTGAGGAAAAGATTGTTGAGCCGGTAGAGACCCGCAAGGAAGTGCAGGTCCAGGAGCAGGAGACTGTTGAAACTGCCGGGGTGTTTGAATCTACCGAGCCGGAACCGGAGGGAATACCTGTTCAGGAGCCATTGCCGGTCCCTGTGCCGTTTTTCAAGTTGACCGCAACACCTCGTTTTCTGCATCGGGAGACTCCAGTTTTTCCGGAAAGCATGAAGCTGCTCGGCCGGTCTGCTTCGGTCAAGGTGGAAGCACTCATCGATGATACGGGGATGGTCCGGAAGGTTACAATCCTGAAATCTGCGGGTGAGATTTTTGACCAGGCAGCGATTGAGGCCTTTCTCAAATCAACATTTATCCCCGGAAAGGTTGACGGAAATAACGTTGCAGTCCTTTACCGGACGCACGTTAATTTTCGGTTGAAGTGA
- a CDS encoding MotA/TolQ/ExbB proton channel family protein → MWVIFVTACVAMIMLVERTISLTRQIRHARCVFDKLNRREVDLVQFIKQKGHSPVSRLLKKLEWPRIHSKEGLIKEINVQLAGTMSGLEGFLPTIATLGSLLPMLGLLGTVTGMINVFEVVALHGTGDSEAMAQGISQALLTTASGLAIAIPVIFFHHVLVQRLGLLMTITEQSLHVLLSRDIDVLISQKGTENSGQSDN, encoded by the coding sequence ATGTGGGTGATCTTTGTCACAGCCTGTGTGGCGATGATCATGCTGGTGGAGCGGACTATCTCTCTGACCAGACAAATTCGTCATGCCAGATGTGTCTTTGATAAGCTTAACAGGCGAGAGGTCGATCTTGTTCAATTTATCAAGCAGAAGGGGCACAGTCCTGTTTCAAGGTTGCTTAAAAAGCTGGAATGGCCCAGGATACATTCAAAAGAGGGACTTATAAAAGAGATTAATGTGCAGCTGGCCGGAACCATGTCGGGCCTGGAAGGTTTTCTGCCCACCATCGCCACCCTGGGTTCACTGTTGCCCATGTTGGGACTGCTGGGGACGGTTACCGGGATGATCAATGTTTTTGAAGTCGTGGCGCTTCATGGCACAGGAGATTCAGAGGCAATGGCCCAGGGAATTTCTCAGGCCTTATTGACCACGGCAAGCGGCCTGGCTATTGCCATCCCGGTTATTTTTTTCCATCATGTCCTGGTGCAGCGTCTGGGGCTTTTGATGACGATTACTGAGCAGAGTCTGCATGTGTTGTTAAGTAGAGATATTGATGTCCTTATATCCCAGAAGGGTACAGAAAATTCCGGGCAGAGTGACAATTGA